CTCCCATACACAAATGGCACAGATGCacctaatattaaaaaaaatgatatgtagGACAGAGATTACGTTTTATCCACTTATCATCAGCATCATCCATGGTGCTCTTGGGCAACTCGACTTACTAGTAGTACGTACACTGTATCTGGTTTTCTCCTGCAGGACAAGCTAGATGTCtccacaggaaaaaagcacaactAATCAGGTCCATGTTCGTTGGCGGAGAGCATGCTCCTGCTTAACTAACGGATTTATCCTACAGGAGAAGCAGAGAATACAATCATAGGTGACTGCAGAACCCATGTAAGTTGTCAGATCTTACTAAGatgattttaaaatgattttactaCTTTTCGTGGGATGACatcagggcacttctggcaccataatcactacagcattcCGTAGTGGTTATGGACCTTAGCGTTTTTCTTTAAATTAGGACTATACTCTAGTACGGATAAGTAgacaataatttaatttaatttactttagcATTACCTCAATTTTTGTTGGGGTTTATCAAAATAGCAGTCCAAAATCTTCCCATGTCAATGGAACACGCATTGTTTGAGTGTATCTGCTCTTGGCCAGTGAGCAGTTTTCTATCACAAACACATTTAGCAATATtctccgcttttttttttttttttagtaaatctttttttacaaaacatataGAAAGGAGTCGTGGCAAATTAACATATGACAGGTGACCAGTAAGTTGTATGAACAGCTGTGCTAACTACTAGAGATATCAACCTcatatgtttttaaataaatggaaaataataacaagaaacaagTCAGGCGATGCTCCGCTTTTTTATATCTGCCACAGCATCTACCTTTTTAATGAATGaacttaagcattacattttgtCTATGTTATATTTATGTGCGTCTACATTCTATACAGGTAAACCTAACATGACCAATGCATGTCAGAAATATCACATAATAAACTGATTAAAACCCCTTTCCGGGTAATGATATcctacacaataaaaaaataaaataaaaaaaagggattaCCTTCTACCGGACAATTGCAATGGATGGACACTGTCATGATAATAAAGGATTTCCCTggtcagaaggggttaaaacacatttCATGCAATGATATCCCACACAAAATAGGCTTATTTCTATCTTGTGATGATAATACTAGTCCCATTATACTAGCTGTGATCTGCTATAAAGTGAAATTGTTGCTCCTAGCAGATCTCACTAGATAATTGCATTAAGGTACACAAGAAAATTGTAACTGCACAGATCAAAAGACTGCTGTAATAAGATAAGGCATTACCCCTAACTTGTATCTTGGATGTAATTCCCCTTTAGTACGGCTGATTTAAAGAACaatgttgtgatttttttttttttttattacttccagCATTTTAATATCATGTAAATAAAAGGTACTATCATAGTAATTTTGAATAATatttcgtttttgttttttttcttgtaagaCATTATAGAGCAATTGTATTGTTATGATTTTCTTATTCAAAACGCGCCATCTCGTGGTTATCTGAGTAAACTGCAATACACTTAGATCATGTCCTGCTTTGTGCATGATATTCAGCATGAAATTAACAGACACCAAGCGGATCACAGAAAATGGGATAATAGCAGCAAATCAAGGTCTTGGTTTCTTCTAACAACAGCACCTGGCACACAACTGATATCCAAATGCAGTCATGCATAGACATCATTGCAATTTGCAGAGCCAGTGATTGCTCTTTTCTTGCTTCAATACCTTAGCCTCTCTCAGATATGTCTGGCTTGTTTGTGTTCCATCCAGGTGCTGATTTATTTTTCAGCTTAGATGAATGGTAATTACCATACCGTACAAAGCATTTACAGATTGGGGCTGCTCTGAGTAACCTTCCCAAGCTCAACAAGGAGCCTTCAATGTCCCTGAGCTACAGGTGACACGCAGAGTGTGAGATGACTGCACTCTGCACTGTTTCATATATAGAGATACCGCATCCTGTCTGGGACTCGCGCTATATAATGCTGCCTttatgtgtgtatagtatgtgtgaCTGTATTTATAGCGTGATTGTTTgctctaataatgtgtaataatgtctatattgtgtaataataatatgtaacgatgtgtatattgtgtatgtgactatatgtaaaataatatttatttcattattatgttGTCATTTTTAACAATATAATAAGCAATGTATTTTATCtgcatgtattctgtatgtactcTTATGGTGTGTGTTCCCATTACTGTGCATTTTGTGtctttgtctgcatgtgtataatgtttgtgtgtatgtctgtgacacacgtgtgtgggtgtttgtgtggtgtgtatgtgtgtgattatgtggtgtgtttgtgcggtgtgtgtgtgatgatgtggtgtgtgtgtgtgtgtgcggggtgtgtgtgtgtgtgtgcatctgtatctgtatctgtctgtGGTCTGCCACTGTTAACCTTGATGCACAATATGCCATAGCACGCTCTGCCTTCTCTCATTATACAGATTGCAATGCATTGATTCCCCTCACAGACCCACTGGTGCTTTGTTAGTGTTCAGAGTGTCTGTCTATGAGAGCCGTACCCAGGCTGTGCATAGTAAATGTGCTGCTATCCCAGTAAGGCACATAATGCTCTATGGCAGGATTTATAGGCTGACTGATCAGTGATTCAATGCTCTCAGACACTGATTTCATGTGTCACACGTAAAGCAATGACAACACAGCCATGGAAAGGATCCATTCGGTCCATCCTGAAGGACGCCCTTGGAGTTTGAACAGAATAATTGTGAGACATAAATTACTAACACGGGATGGAAGTGGGGACACAGAGAGATAAAACATGAAGCTAATGCCCTTGGATGCTTATGAGGAATACATGAACAGGATGAAGTGcagcgtccccccccccccctctctgttcctaTGGTTATATTTGGGTTTTACTGCTTATAATAAAAATACTATCTCAGCATACCGTGCACGGAGCCCTTTaattaaatcattattttttaaCTGTTACATTAACTCTATAATCACCCCTTAGAGaatccccctccaccccccctttcAAGGCAGGAAGATCTATTTCCACTACCTTGGAGAGGAGGgaggctggagaagggtgctTTCCTAGATTATATCTGCCGGTCTAACTGTTGTGTACTACAACTCCCAGCACACTTAGCCAACCTGCCCCTGGCTCAGCGTAGTGGGATTTGacgttgtaaaaaaaaatatatatatattaattgccAGTTCTGTGTCTGCCAACCTGAGGTATGCTGAAAAAAGCAAAACCCCATCAATGAGTGTAGAAAATCAGCCTATTGCTCAGCTCTACAGCCGGCACTGAAAGGGTTCACATGTTCCAATTTCTACTGAAAATTTCTATCAGGCACGGTGGATTGCAACAGCTGCTAGATGTGGATTAGAAGCTCCATTCTAGGAGAAAACTCATCtcattttttttctatctttttattattattttttttttacctcgttGACTGCATTGTTCACAGCACTTTGGTTCTGTCCACCTCTCCCAGGGGCCCCTTTTTCTgggattttttcattattttgtgtGGTGGAGTTATAGGGTTTGAGAAACATGAAGTCACTCTTAGCTGATTCTGGAGTCAGGCAGACTTTGTAACAATAGTTTTGAGGACCATTCCCTGAGGATTCCATACAATTCGTCTGAACTTTATTCCCAGATGAAATCTGTAGGTTGATATTTGAGTTTTTAAAGACCCCTCCAGGGGCTCCAGCTCTTAAACAGCAACAAGTAGGCATGGAACACTTGTAATCCTGTAGGGACAGCCTGTCTTTGTGACATTTAATGGCTGTAAGGACAATTATAGCCACCAGGAATGTAAAGGacacagagccaagggacactaTTAAATAGAGAGTTAGAGATGAGGTGGCAGCAGGGTCTGAATTTAAAGGCACATCATTTAATTCAGACAGGGTCTCTGGGAGGCTGTCCACCACAGTCAGAACTATGGAGACAGAAGTGGATAATGAGGGTTGCCCATTATCTTTTACTTGAATCAGGAGTTTGTGTCTGATTGCGTCTTTGTCTGACAAAGCACGAATGGTCCTTAGCTCCCCGGTGTACAGGGCAACGCTGAAAAGGCTAGCATCAGAAGCCTGAATTATCTGATAGGAGAGGCGAGAGTTTTGGCCAGAATCTGCATCCATGGCTGAGATCTTGCCCACCAAGTACCCAGGGTCAGCAGACCTAGGAATGACATCAGTGGCCACCGAGCCATTCTTTGGCAAAGGGTACACGATAACTGGGACATTGTCATTCTGGTCAAGAATAAAGACGTTGACCGTAACGTTGCTGCTCAAGGGAGGAAAGCCAGCATCTTGAGCTTGGACCCTGATCTGAAAGTTCCTGATTTGCTCGTAGTCAAAAGAGCGCAGGGCATAGATATTGCCACTGTCCGAGTTAAtggagacataggtagacactgGCATGCCCTGAATCTGACCATCCATGATTGAGTAGGACAGGTAGGCATTCTGGTTGCAGTCAGGGTCCAGGGCAGTGACAGAGCAGATAGATGCCCCAGGAGGGTTGTTCTCCATCACGTACACCGTATAGGAGGGGTGGAGGAAGGTGGGTATGTTATCATTAATATCAGTGACTTGGACAGAGATGACCTTTCTGGTCATGAGTGGTGGAGACCCAAAATCCCTGGCACTGATGGTAATATTGTATTCCGACACTGCTTCCCGGTCCAGGACCTCGGTAGTGACCAGCGTGTAGTAGTTTTTGTAAGAAGAGTGCAGTTGGAAGGGGACGTTTTTGGGGATCTCGCAGTTGACATCCCCGTTGTCCCCGGAGTCTCGGTCCATCACGCTGATCACGGCGATGACCGTGCCGGGTGGAGCGTCTTCCATGACCGGGGTGGACACCGAGGTGAGGATGACTTCAGGAGCATTGTCATTAACATCCAGAAGGTTGATCAGGACCCTGCAGTGCACGGCCACCGCCGAGGGCCCCCTGTCCTTAGCTTGGACATAGAGCTCATACAGGTTGGACTTCTCGTAGTCCAGAACCCCCTTTACTCTCACCTGGCCGGTACGGGGTTCCACCATGAAGAGATCCCTCACCTTCTGGGGGGCATGTCCGCTGAACGAATACTCTATCTCCCCGTTTGTGCCCTCATCCAGGTCGGTAGCGTTGAGTTTTATCACCAGAGTGCCTTTGGGGACATTTTCCGGCAGACTCACTCGGTAGAAGGACTGGTCGAAGGTGGGAACGTTGTCATTGGCATCCAAAACGCTGATGGTGACCAGAGCAGTCCCTGACCTCTCAGGGATGCCACCATCCATGGCAGTGAGGAGCACCCGATGGGTTTTCTGCTGCTCCCGGTCCAGGGGTCTCTCCAGAACCAGCTCTGCGAATTTGCTGCCGTCGCTCCTGCTCTGGACCTCCAGGGAGAAGAACCCGTTAGGACTCAGCTTGTAGGTCCGCAGTGAGTTGGCCCCAACATCGGGGTCCTGGGCACTCTCCAGCGGGAAGCGGGCACCGGGCGCCGCCGACTCGGTCACCTCAAGCACATAGTCATGCCAGGGGAAGCTGGGCGCGTTGTCGTTAATGTCCAGGATCTCCACCTCCACCCGGTATAGCTCCAGGGGGTTCTCCATCACCACCTGCAAGTGGAGGGTGCACACCGGCTGGAACTCACAAACTTCTTCCCGGTCTATCTTTTCATTGACGAACAGGATCCCGTTCTCCAGGTTGACCTCCAGATGCTGCTTATTGGTCCCGGACACGATCCTGAAGCGCCTTGGGGACAGCTTGGAGATGTCCAGACCCAGGTCCTCAGCGATGTTCCCTACAAACGCGCCGTGATCCAGTTCTTCCGGGACCGAGTATCGGATCTGGCTGGAGGCTGGGACCAGGCAACAAGTTAGGAGAGCAGGGAGGACCTGCCTGAGCCATGGACTTCTTCTTCCCATCTCCAGAGCTCCTCTGCCGCCGCTGGAGATAAGGATGTGTTCTGGAGCTCAGTGAGCAATGGTAAGACCTAATGAAACTCAACAAATCCTCAGGCAAAATGCTGCTCTAGCTCCTGTGCTCTCTCACCGGGGGACCTGGACCCACTGAAGATCTGCTAATGCAAAGTGATGGCAGAAAATGGGAAGCGCTTTACTAAATGTGAAGATCGTGATGCCTGGACTTGTATATCTCCAATATACTTTCAACTCCACCACCCATCTCCCCAAACAACACCCCCCACCTCCACCTCCCAACTATTTTAATTTTAGAAGAGTCTGGGCTGGTGGGGGTGACTTGTTggagtggggagggggtggagtgaGGAGGGACCCAAATCCACGTTCCAGCTTTTGTATTGGTGAACAGGGACACGGAGCATAAGAGCTGCATTTACAGCTGTTATCGGTAACCCTTTACACGGCGGCAGCTGCGAAAGATGTTCAGGTGGCAAAAGACAGGGACCATTTGTCAACCAATCGGCGCTTAAATGGTTAATGTCTGGGAGGGGGAGCGGCAGAGGAAGATTTACTCCTGTTTACTCTTTGAAAACTAAAGAGCTGATTATAATACCTTCTAAATAGAAGTGAAGTGGAATATGAATTGGTGGAATGTTTACATACAGCAATGTGagtacatacacatagacagacagacagacagacaaaggcCAATAGATGCACGGACTGACGGATCATATCTAAAACTTCAAGTAATGCACATTAACCATGTGAGTGCCCGGTGCAATGTTTTGTTCCTCCCCAGGTAGTTCCAATGCAAAGCTAATTACAATCGACCAGCTGTTTAATTACTGAAGTTTAAGAAACACGAGATACATCTAAAATTAAAGCAGgctatctatctagctagctaGCGATTTGAATTACCCATTGGAATATAGTGCATGCCTTAATAACTATCTAATCTATATGGGGTGCCTGTAGTAATATAGAATTAGAATAAACACTGGCTGACCTAACAGGCAGAAAGTCTTATCTGTGAATACTGTAATGCAATAATGCCATTGGCTGCTATTTACTCTAGATGGATGTAAATTGCCCTTTGATACTCCAGAAGTTTATCCTGCTCTGCCTGATATAGTCCTGTATCCCAGGAATATCTGCCTGCAGATGTTCCCTTCATCATTGCCGTAGATTAAAGGGTCCAAATACTACACCCACAGCCAAATCCTGCATATAAATAGTCTGACATCAGTATCCATGCATAGACTTAACCTTTAGCAGATGGTTAAGCTTCTGTAGAATTGATTACATTTTGATGCACACCGTTTTCCTTGTTAATACTGATTTTTTAATTATATCCCAGGATTACAACCCAGGCAGCCGGATAAACGTTAATACCATAGCAATACTGATAAAGGCTTCCATCAGCCTCCTAACATTCACAATGTGTATCCACATAGGCATCACATTTTATTGGATGGCTCTGTCGCCAATCCATGCCACTTGGGCACAATGAATATATCTATGGAGACAAACCGCCAATGGGAAAATATCCACAATGCCCACTTAACTAATGAAACTTCTCTTTGTTAATTTGAAGGGCTGCTGAATGAAAAGGTTAAACATGTTGGTTTCTTGTTTGctcccaatcttttttttttttttttgtttctccatCAACCCTGAATGTCCAATGGTTTACGAATGAGTTGTAACAGCTGATGACTGGAAAATGTAAAGGTTAACAATCTTTTTTGTGATTAGTTTGTAAAGGTGAGGGGTTCTAGAAAGTGTTCAATTATCCACATACAGCTTCATATTGTAATGTAATGTACAAGAACAAATCTCAGACATGAATTGTATAACTCCTTAGGATCCAAACACAAACACCCTCAATCCCACCCTATTAGTTGTATTGGACATACCCATGTAAGTATGATACACCTTTATGATATttcttatttataatatttttgctGCCCACACATACATATGGAGTTAACATATGTATTTggactttttgtttgcatattatTATACAACTTGCTTGTACTATTTTCCATCTTTTTACTACAGTGGCCAGTaatgcttaaagggttactccaatcattatttcattgatttgaagtggtcatggtgccttgtagactgaatgtgcagtgttttgctttgAACCAGTGCACATACGGAGATTAACCTTTCTGCCGACGGAGGTATTACTCCAGTGTCATGGGGTTTCATCAGCCAGCCCTGATTTCcagactggctaatgtcaattctgtgcaactttcattgcacagaattacagtcattggctgagagcatcacaaCTACTACATTGGATATTAGTGTTTGttatgcttggagtaactctttaaatagGATCTGTCACATCTCTAGAAATTACGACATTGAATAaaactttgaaaatcattataacttaaagggacactccactgcccaaatgcaaaaGCAATTCAAAAAACACTTTATAATAGATAAACTCTAAATGAAAATTTGCATgtgtttaattatgcatttttttcatcagAGTTATTTCTAAGAACAGCTTGCAAAACTGCAGATCGCTTGTCGGTTGCCTTTGCAAACCATCCCATTCTAACCCtgcccatactttctgtggctgtccattcacagacttcccaatgcagttcgatgagaattctttgcaaggcaggtccactgggcaattgctgcctctagaGTTTAGGAGAAAAAAGCTAACAAAACCAGTAGGTAACAATACTGGGTGTatccagtataatttataaaagtgtcaatttctattgaaatctgtactatttcccaaatgaaaaaaaaggacATACATTTTACACAGAAAGGgtttggagtgaccctttaaaggaAAAGTTTCCActctataacaacttcatctcaatgatgcTTAACCCTGAAGTTGTCCTTCCAATACCAGTCACCATTGCCTTCCTCAGCCCTCCTCAGGCTGCCACAATGATGAAGGGTTTTGACTTAGTGGTTGGTAATAGGCTCAGAGTGTCAACTGATGCTTTCAGCCTACCACAACATCCAGTG
This Pelobates fuscus isolate aPelFus1 chromosome 3, aPelFus1.pri, whole genome shotgun sequence DNA region includes the following protein-coding sequences:
- the LOC134602751 gene encoding protocadherin-10-like isoform X2, whose translation is MGRRSPWLRQVLPALLTCCLVPASSQIRYSVPEELDHGAFVGNIAEDLGLDISKLSPRRFRIVSGTNKQHLEVNLENGILFVNEKIDREEVCEFQPVCTLHLQVVMENPLELYRVEVEILDINDNAPSFPWHDYVLEVTESAAPGARFPLESAQDPDVGANSLRTYKLSPNGFFSLEVQSRSDGSKFAELVLERPLDREQQKTHRVLLTAMDGGIPERSGTALVTISVLDANDNVPTFDQSFYRVSLPENVPKGTLVIKLNATDLDEGTNGEIEYSFSGHAPQKVRDLFMVEPRTGQVRVKGVLDYEKSNLYELYVQAKDRGPSAVAVHCRVLINLLDVNDNAPEVILTSVSTPVMEDAPPGTVIAVISVMDRDSGDNGDVNCEIPKNVPFQLHSSYKNYYTLVTTEVLDREAVSEYNITISARDFGSPPLMTRKVISVQVTDINDNIPTFLHPSYTVYVMENNPPGASICSVTALDPDCNQNAYLSYSIMDGQIQGMPVSTYVSINSDSGNIYALRSFDYEQIRNFQIRVQAQDAGFPPLSSNVTVNVFILDQNDNVPVIVYPLPKNGSVATDVIPRSADPGYLVGKISAMDADSGQNSRLSYQIIQASDASLFSVALYTGELRTIRALSDKDAIRHKLLIQVKDNGQPSLSTSVSIVLTVVDSLPETLSELNDVPLNSDPAATSSLTLYLIVSLGSVSFTFLVAIIVLTAIKCHKDRLSLQDYKCSMPTCCCLRAGAPGGVFKNSNINLQISSGNKVQTNCMESSGNGPQNYCYKVCLTPESAKSDFMFLKPYNSTTQNNEKIPEKGAPGRGGQNQSAVNNAVNEIKLPNTDWSPQKAQKPGLKRYKKSKQEIKRGVEPEVWITLPAAHGGTRLST
- the LOC134602751 gene encoding protocadherin-10-like isoform X1, with translation MGRRSPWLRQVLPALLTCCLVPASSQIRYSVPEELDHGAFVGNIAEDLGLDISKLSPRRFRIVSGTNKQHLEVNLENGILFVNEKIDREEVCEFQPVCTLHLQVVMENPLELYRVEVEILDINDNAPSFPWHDYVLEVTESAAPGARFPLESAQDPDVGANSLRTYKLSPNGFFSLEVQSRSDGSKFAELVLERPLDREQQKTHRVLLTAMDGGIPERSGTALVTISVLDANDNVPTFDQSFYRVSLPENVPKGTLVIKLNATDLDEGTNGEIEYSFSGHAPQKVRDLFMVEPRTGQVRVKGVLDYEKSNLYELYVQAKDRGPSAVAVHCRVLINLLDVNDNAPEVILTSVSTPVMEDAPPGTVIAVISVMDRDSGDNGDVNCEIPKNVPFQLHSSYKNYYTLVTTEVLDREAVSEYNITISARDFGSPPLMTRKVISVQVTDINDNIPTFLHPSYTVYVMENNPPGASICSVTALDPDCNQNAYLSYSIMDGQIQGMPVSTYVSINSDSGNIYALRSFDYEQIRNFQIRVQAQDAGFPPLSSNVTVNVFILDQNDNVPVIVYPLPKNGSVATDVIPRSADPGYLVGKISAMDADSGQNSRLSYQIIQASDASLFSVALYTGELRTIRALSDKDAIRHKLLIQVKDNGQPSLSTSVSIVLTVVDSLPETLSELNDVPLNSDPAATSSLTLYLIVSLGSVSFTFLVAIIVLTAIKCHKDRLSLQDYKCSMPTCCCLRAGAPGGVFKNSNINLQISSGNKVQTNCMESSGNGPQNYCYKVCLTPESAKSDFMFLKPYNSTTQNNEKIPEKGAPGRGGQNQSAVNNAVNEIKLPNTDWSPQKAQKPGLKSSQSLEDLGTRKGVKKDHDRLRTLVSPVTDIKNPNKKSNGVWSPKYGLPYQQHMAALDYQHNVYIPGTPTLSSNKQGLFMDHEEKNSFSTFGKKRKMTSCCDVHDDMIINNDLK